The DNA window CGCTGCGCCGCCCCACTCCCCTCCGAGGCCAAGTCCCTGACCGAAGCGCGCCAGCGCCAGCAGCATCGGCGCGACAATGCCAATGCTTTCATAGCCGGGCAGCAGGCCGATCACCACAGTGGAGATCCCCATGGTTAACAGCGAGGCCACCAGGGTGACCTTCCGGCCGACGCGATCGCCGAAGTGGCCAAACAGCGCGGAGCCGATTGGCCGGGCGACGAAGGCGATGGCGAAGGTGGCCAGCGACTGCAGGGTGGCCGCGGCGGCATCGCCCTGCGGGAAGAAGATATGCGGGAAGACGATGACCGCGGCAGTGGCATAGATGTAGAAGTCGAAAAACTCAATGGCGGTGCCAATGAGCGAGGCGACAACGACTTTATTGCGTGAGTTGACCGGGGCGGTTTCCTGCGTGTTTTCGAGTGTGGTGGCTGTGGCTTGCATAGATCTTTCTTATTTTTGCGCGAACGAAAAGCCATATAGCCACAGCCACCGGGACATTTCAATCTGTAACAAACGCGGAAAATGAGCAAAAAAGAGGCAAAAAGCGGATAATTTTTACGCCAGAAAAAAATAGTTCTATGAAATGCTTCACACAATTAAAAAGATAGAGAATAAAACCAGTTTTTCGTTAAATAAAAGTTACGTCCTGGATTTATCTGCTGAAATCAAGCGCGAGGATGAATTTTGCCTCTTTTATTCATCCTCGCAATACCTCAGCGGTGGGTTTTGCCCGGCATCCGCCGGTCGTCTTTATACTCCGCGGTGGCGATCCACGCGGCGCAGAACAGCGTCAGGCGGGCAAAGAAATAGAAAAAGGCCATCAGCCCCAGCACCGATCCGAACGCCGCCCCGGAAGGGGATTTCACCAGCGCCGGCAGCGTCCAGGTCATGACGATTTTGATGATTTCAAAGCCAATCGCCGCGATAAGCGTGCCGCGAAACAGGGCTTTGCGCCGCGGACGGTGGCGCGGCAGCCGCCAGAAGATCCAGAAAAAGAGCAGATAGTTGGCAAAAATCGAGATGGCGAGACCGATCAGCCGCCAGGCGGGTTTCAGCCATTCAATATTGTCCAGATACAGCGCGGAGATAATCAACTGCTGGGCGGAACCGGCGACAGAGGTGATCGACAGCGTAATAATCAGCGCCACCAGCAGACCGATCAGCGAGATAAGATCGCGGAAGTATTTTATCCAGATTTTCTCCTCGTCCTGCGGCCGGCGCTCCCAGACGTCGCGCGACTGAGCGCGGATCGCTTCGCGCAGGTTGCCCATCCAGTTAATACCGGAATAGAGCGCCACCAGCAGGCCGACGAGGCCGACGGCGGTGCGCTGCTGCACCGCGGTGTTGATGGTGTTTTTCAGCGTCGCCGCCAGCGTCGGGTCGCTGACGTTTTGCAGAATTTTGTCGAAAATGTCCTGCAGCAGGGTCGGATGCCAGGCCAGCACGAAGCCGGCGGCGGCAAACGAGACCATCAGGATCGGGATCAT is part of the Klebsiella quasipneumoniae subsp. quasipneumoniae genome and encodes:
- the yhjD gene encoding inner membrane protein YhjD, whose product is MTPENDDRRPPQEPDTQPEKNKSPLDALNDTAVGQKASQALMTVTGTAAKVQRNPVVAHLIRAAERFNDRLGNQFGAAITYFSFLSMIPILMVSFAAAGFVLAWHPTLLQDIFDKILQNVSDPTLAATLKNTINTAVQQRTAVGLVGLLVALYSGINWMGNLREAIRAQSRDVWERRPQDEEKIWIKYFRDLISLIGLLVALIITLSITSVAGSAQQLIISALYLDNIEWLKPAWRLIGLAISIFANYLLFFWIFWRLPRHRPRRKALFRGTLIAAIGFEIIKIVMTWTLPALVKSPSGAAFGSVLGLMAFFYFFARLTLFCAAWIATAEYKDDRRMPGKTHR